A window of the Camelus ferus isolate YT-003-E chromosome 22, BCGSAC_Cfer_1.0, whole genome shotgun sequence genome harbors these coding sequences:
- the RPL18A gene encoding 60S ribosomal protein L18a — protein MKASGTLREYKVVGRCLPTPKCRTPPLYRMRIFAPNHVVAKSRFWYFVSQLKKMKKSSGEIVYCGQVFEKSPLRVKNFGIWLRYDSRSGTHNMYREYRDLTTAGAVTQCYRDMGARHRARAHSIQIMKVEEIAASKCRRPAVKQFHDSKIKFPLPHRVLRRQHKPRFTTKRPNTFF, from the exons ATGAAGGCTTCGGGCACA CTGCGAGAGTACAAGGTGGTGGGGCgctgcctgcccacccccaaatGCCGCACACCGCCTCTCTATCGCATGCGAATCTTTGCGCCTAATCACGTTGTTGCCAAGTCCCGTTTCTGGTACTTTGTGTCTcagctgaaaaaaatgaagaagtctTCCGGGGAGATTGTCTACTGTGGACAG GTGTTCGAGAAATCTCCCCTGCGGGTGAAGAACTTCGGCATCTGGCTGCGCTATGACTCCCGCAGCGGCACCCACAACATGTACCGGGAGTACCGGGACCTGACCACAGCAGGCGCCGTCACTCAGTGCT ACCGAGACATGGGCGCCCGGCACCGCGCCCGGGCCCACTCCATCCAAATCATGAAGGTGGAGGAGATTGCAGCCAGCAAGTGCCGCCGACCAGCGGTCAAGCAGTTCCAC GACTCCAAGATCAAGTTCCCGCTGCCCCACCGGGTCCTGCGTCGCCAGCACAAGCCACGCTTCACCACCAAGAGGCCCAACACCTTCTTTTAG